In the Flavobacterium lindanitolerans genome, one interval contains:
- a CDS encoding aminoacyl-histidine dipeptidase — MSQEIRNLEPKALWNKFADLNAVPRPSKKEERVIAFMKDFGKKLGLETIEDEVGNVIIKKPATAGMENRKTIVMQSHLDMVHQKNNDTVFDFDTQGIEMYVDNGWVRAKGTTLGADNGLGVATIMAILESTDIPHPAIEALFTIDEETGMTGAMGLKGGLLDGEILLNLDTEEDDEIDIGCAGGIDVTATAEYDEEDTPEGSVGYSITVKGLQGGHSGMDIHKGLGNANKIMNRLLFDGFDNFGLQISEIKGGSLRNAIPRESVAKVIIAKVYDEAFVFDMQEIVNEIKTEFKTMEPNLEILFEKLDTVPAKVMPSIAQFYFVRAMYTAHNGVYRMSADFDDLVETSNNIAKVIVGEGKLSVQCLTRSSVESSKMDLANALRSAFELMGCEVEFTGSYPGWTPNAKSEILDILTGIYEKQNGSKPNVVACHAGLECGILGTNYPDMDMISFGPTIKGAHSPDERADIASAQKYWKFVLEILKNIPNKN, encoded by the coding sequence ATGAGTCAGGAAATAAGAAACCTTGAACCCAAAGCACTTTGGAATAAATTTGCCGACTTGAATGCTGTACCGCGCCCTTCTAAAAAAGAAGAAAGAGTCATTGCTTTCATGAAAGATTTTGGCAAAAAACTTGGTCTTGAAACTATTGAAGACGAAGTAGGAAATGTAATCATCAAAAAACCGGCAACTGCTGGTATGGAAAATAGGAAGACCATTGTCATGCAGTCGCATTTGGACATGGTACACCAAAAAAATAACGATACCGTTTTTGATTTTGATACTCAGGGCATTGAAATGTATGTAGATAATGGATGGGTTCGTGCCAAAGGAACTACACTTGGAGCTGATAACGGACTGGGTGTTGCTACAATCATGGCTATTTTGGAATCTACTGATATTCCTCATCCGGCAATCGAAGCTTTGTTTACTATTGACGAAGAAACTGGAATGACCGGAGCAATGGGGTTAAAAGGAGGTTTGTTGGACGGTGAAATTCTGTTGAATCTGGATACCGAAGAAGACGATGAAATTGACATAGGTTGTGCCGGAGGAATTGATGTGACAGCTACTGCTGAATATGATGAAGAAGACACACCGGAAGGATCTGTAGGTTATTCTATTACCGTTAAAGGCTTGCAGGGAGGACATTCAGGAATGGATATTCACAAAGGGCTTGGTAATGCCAATAAGATTATGAACCGTTTGTTATTTGACGGTTTTGATAATTTTGGATTACAAATTTCTGAAATCAAAGGAGGAAGCCTTAGAAATGCAATTCCGCGCGAGAGTGTTGCAAAAGTGATTATCGCTAAGGTTTATGACGAAGCCTTTGTTTTTGATATGCAGGAAATCGTAAATGAAATCAAGACAGAATTCAAGACGATGGAACCTAATCTCGAAATCTTGTTTGAAAAGCTGGATACGGTTCCGGCAAAGGTAATGCCATCTATAGCGCAATTTTATTTCGTCAGGGCAATGTATACTGCCCATAATGGTGTTTATAGAATGAGTGCTGATTTTGACGACCTGGTTGAAACATCCAACAATATTGCAAAAGTTATTGTAGGCGAAGGAAAATTATCTGTTCAGTGTCTTACCCGCTCATCTGTAGAATCTTCAAAAATGGACCTGGCTAACGCTTTGCGTTCTGCATTTGAACTGATGGGCTGTGAGGTAGAATTTACGGGTTCTTATCCGGGATGGACACCCAATGCAAAATCGGAAATTCTTGATATATTGACAGGAATCTACGAGAAGCAAAACGGAAGCAAACCGAATGTGGTGGCCTGCCATGCAGGTTTGGAATGCGGAATATTAGGAACGAATTATCCGGATATGGACATGATTTCTTTTGGTCCTACCATCAAAGGTGCGCATTCTCCTGATGAAAGGGCAGATATCGCTTCAGCTCAAAAATACTGGAAATTTGTT
- a CDS encoding (2Fe-2S) ferredoxin domain-containing protein, whose translation MKKKNDEKIIFFCNGKKCGKYNKEPKDYFKKKIVEFGLEDKVCVSKMDCQGMCKKAPVVCIQPKDVWKKEVSVKKAKKIFEKHIL comes from the coding sequence ATGAAAAAGAAAAATGATGAGAAGATAATTTTTTTCTGTAATGGAAAAAAGTGTGGTAAGTACAATAAAGAACCGAAAGATTATTTCAAAAAGAAAATTGTTGAATTTGGTCTGGAAGATAAGGTTTGCGTTTCAAAAATGGACTGTCAGGGAATGTGCAAAAAGGCTCCGGTAGTTTGTATACAACCAAAAGATGTCTGGAAAAAAGAAGTTTCCGTAAAAAAAGCCAAAAAAATATTTGAAAAACATATCCTCTAA